One window of Solwaraspora sp. WMMA2056 genomic DNA carries:
- a CDS encoding TetR family transcriptional regulator gives MSGLRERKKAATRAALSWAAIRLTVERGFDDVLVDDIAQAVGVSARTFNNYFSSKAEAIAARHLDRSLRLADELRARPADEPLWAAIRAAAMVQFEPGPEVEQAPPGDHADWVSGLKVMLAEPALQGEMLRAVAAAEAELAVAVAERTGTDVKQDLYPNLVAAAVSAAVNTAMRHFVYADPPVSMERLLSDALTQLAAGLPVPVTR, from the coding sequence GTGAGCGGGCTGCGGGAGCGGAAGAAGGCGGCGACCAGGGCGGCGCTGAGCTGGGCGGCGATCCGGCTGACCGTCGAGCGCGGCTTCGACGACGTGCTGGTCGACGACATCGCGCAGGCCGTCGGGGTGTCTGCCCGTACGTTCAACAACTACTTCTCCAGCAAGGCCGAGGCGATCGCCGCCCGGCACCTCGACCGCAGTCTGCGGCTGGCCGACGAGCTCCGGGCCCGCCCGGCCGACGAGCCACTGTGGGCGGCGATCCGGGCGGCGGCAATGGTGCAGTTCGAGCCGGGTCCGGAGGTCGAGCAGGCACCGCCGGGCGACCACGCCGACTGGGTGAGCGGGCTCAAGGTGATGCTCGCCGAGCCGGCGCTGCAGGGCGAGATGCTGCGCGCCGTCGCGGCCGCCGAGGCCGAGCTGGCCGTGGCCGTCGCCGAACGGACCGGCACCGACGTCAAGCAGGACCTGTACCCGAACCTGGTCGCGGCGGCGGTCAGCGCCGCGGTCAACACCGCGATGCGGCACTTCGTGTACGCCGACCCGCCGGTGTCGATGGAACGACTGCTCTCCGACGCGTTGACCCAACTGGCCGCTGGGCTGCCGGTGCCTGTCACACGCTGA
- a CDS encoding TetR/AcrR family transcriptional regulator, with protein sequence MGRWQPGARERLERAALDLFLEQGFTETTVPQITARAGLTTRTFFRHFADKREVLFAGEESMPEQVARLMTGAPRSLGPMELIATGLPPAASAIFEGRSLDYLLRRRAVIGAEPALQERELRKFSLLSQAMEQGFRDRGSDDLTARLAAEIAVTTFRIAVTRWLDQHGDPDLPATIDQTLTAMKRLTSSPTHD encoded by the coding sequence ATGGGTCGATGGCAGCCGGGGGCGCGGGAACGGCTCGAGCGGGCCGCGCTCGATCTCTTCCTCGAGCAGGGCTTCACCGAGACCACCGTGCCGCAGATCACGGCACGGGCCGGGCTCACCACCCGTACGTTCTTCCGGCACTTCGCCGACAAGCGGGAGGTGCTGTTCGCTGGCGAGGAGTCGATGCCCGAGCAGGTGGCCCGCCTCATGACCGGGGCCCCGCGGTCGCTCGGCCCGATGGAGCTGATCGCCACGGGCCTGCCCCCCGCCGCGTCCGCGATCTTCGAGGGCCGCAGCCTCGACTACCTGCTCCGCCGACGTGCCGTGATCGGCGCCGAACCCGCCCTGCAGGAGCGCGAGCTGCGCAAGTTCTCGCTGCTGTCGCAGGCCATGGAGCAGGGCTTCCGCGATCGCGGCAGCGACGACCTGACCGCCCGGCTGGCGGCCGAGATCGCTGTGACCACGTTCCGGATCGCGGTGACCCGCTGGCTCGACCAGCACGGCGACCCTGACCTCCCAGCCACCATCGACCAGACCCTGACGGCGATGAAACGTCTGACCTCATCGCCTACCCACGACTAG